A stretch of Aureispira sp. CCB-E DNA encodes these proteins:
- a CDS encoding AraC family transcriptional regulator yields MEPIYIRTLAELHGIIGCPEPKHPLISVINFTESTFTVDLVKVELLNPFYVILLYNKRVHSSFSYGRKDIELNQGTLIVLRPDQIVQVYDIVSREGVEVWGIVFHPDLIRSSPTYEQIAQYNFLAYNLNEALQISVQEKEIIQTILNNILGEYQLIDDYSTTVWVHQIVLLFTYIERFYNRQFMAKKLEYTNIIIRFEKTLKALLSAQELERNGLPTVERLAKEMNLSRNYLGNLLKKETGKSTLEHVHTQVINKAKTLLFNNEDSVAQIAFQLGFEYPQYFSRLFKKKVGVTPSQYRKLV; encoded by the coding sequence ATGGAACCAATTTATATTAGAACACTGGCTGAGTTGCATGGGATTATAGGCTGTCCTGAACCCAAGCACCCTTTAATTTCAGTGATAAACTTTACGGAGTCAACTTTTACGGTAGACCTCGTTAAAGTAGAGTTGTTAAATCCCTTTTATGTAATTTTATTATACAATAAAAGAGTACACTCTAGTTTTTCGTATGGGAGAAAAGATATAGAATTAAACCAAGGAACCCTAATTGTGTTACGTCCAGATCAAATTGTTCAAGTATACGATATTGTTAGCCGAGAAGGAGTCGAAGTTTGGGGAATTGTTTTTCATCCCGATTTAATTCGTTCTTCTCCTACCTATGAGCAGATAGCACAGTACAACTTTTTAGCTTATAATCTAAATGAGGCACTACAAATCTCAGTTCAGGAGAAAGAAATTATTCAGACTATTTTGAACAATATTCTCGGCGAGTATCAATTGATTGACGATTATAGCACGACTGTTTGGGTACATCAAATTGTATTATTGTTTACATATATAGAACGATTTTACAATCGGCAGTTTATGGCTAAAAAGTTAGAGTATACCAACATTATCATACGCTTTGAGAAAACACTAAAAGCACTCTTATCGGCTCAAGAGCTTGAAAGAAATGGTTTGCCTACGGTGGAAAGATTGGCCAAAGAAATGAATTTGTCTAGAAATTATCTGGGCAACCTATTAAAAAAAGAGACAGGGAAAAGTACGTTAGAGCATGTTCACACTCAAGTTATTAATAAAGCCAAAACGTTGCTATTTAACAATGAAGATTCTGTTGCTCAAATTGCTTTTCAATTAGGTTTTGAATATCCTCAATATTTTAGTCGGCTTTTTAAAAAGAAAGTCGGTGTAACCCCTTCGCAATATCGAAAATTAGTTTAG
- a CDS encoding cytochrome P450 gives MSNSSIPTPKTFPFLGNLKLISPKAFSQSLSAIAKDFEAGRIFKLLLPNNNMIILGSQELVHEVSDESRFAKNVNQSFKEIQKLLGDGLVTADTNSLAWGKAHRLLMPAFGPVAIRNLFPQMLDIAEQMMLKFERMGEAHVFDVSDEMTKLTLDTIALCSFNYRFNSFYSDELHPFVKSMVDSLTEMGNRIVRFPLQTKLMVNTNRTYFSNIEYMHTVGAEIVQTRKKDPNRHKYNDLLNVMLNGVDPISGERLTDENIKNQMITFLIAGHETTSGLLTFAIYELLNNPDKLKLAQAEVDKVLGNQQPTIDHLPKLMYIDQILKETLRLHPIAPMYSVAALEDTVIGGEYLIKKDETVTVLIEWLHKDKTVWGEDVEQFRPERFAANNIDQLPEDCFKPFGSGRRACIGRFFAIQEAVLALSMLLQRFEISRDNPNYQLKIKEAITIKPDDFKMRVKRKEIIIENEASNKQKKVKEVVDLPVDRTTGKPLLILFGSNTGLSEGFARNIYQQACQFGYRPTISAMDDAIDQLSPKVPTVIVTASYEGKPPRNAVKFLEWLEELQDGKLKGMSYAVLGCGHKDWVKTYQAVPTQVDQLLFKMGAKPIVERGALNGAANVYDDFEKWQEMFWAKMPREILKGQDFSVKISNDRLKTLEQKILRKGIVLRNEELVDMTHPLGRSKRHIEIELPKGMEYNSGDYLSILPSNPKENIDRIFRRLGYSVDTQITIQAEAMQQFHLPVGYPITLLDIFTNYVELGQPATPKQIETLASYCLCPPEKHALEALVPKEVYEKEVLKKRISVLDLLERYMSVDIPLKELLKMLPPIKTRLYSIASSPYLDNQKVALTVAVVHSPAWSGQGDYKGLASNYLAGLPVGGQVQIETQPAATAFHLPEDPTVPVIMIAAGSGIAPFRGFVQERSVLKSKGQAIGETVLFFGCDHPNVDALYVDEFNQWEKENIVKVFRAYSAFDDEIKFVQHKLWAEREKVYQLFQQGAKVFVCGDGQYMVPAVQKTFVNIYKSMANVSEQEAEKWFDAIKEGGERYVVDAFI, from the coding sequence ATGTCGAATTCAAGCATCCCAACTCCAAAAACATTCCCGTTCCTTGGCAACCTCAAATTAATTAGCCCTAAAGCTTTTAGCCAAAGTTTATCTGCTATTGCCAAAGATTTTGAGGCTGGTCGAATTTTTAAGCTGTTGTTACCTAACAACAATATGATCATTTTAGGATCTCAAGAATTAGTACATGAGGTTTCTGATGAAAGTCGTTTTGCTAAAAACGTCAATCAATCGTTCAAAGAGATACAAAAGCTGTTGGGCGATGGATTGGTAACCGCTGACACGAATAGTTTGGCATGGGGCAAAGCACATCGGTTGTTGATGCCCGCTTTTGGTCCCGTAGCTATTCGAAATTTATTTCCACAAATGTTGGATATAGCCGAGCAAATGATGCTAAAATTTGAGCGAATGGGAGAGGCACACGTATTTGATGTTTCAGACGAAATGACAAAACTGACACTAGATACGATTGCTCTATGCAGCTTTAACTACCGATTTAATAGTTTTTATTCAGATGAGTTACATCCTTTTGTCAAATCAATGGTTGATAGCTTGACAGAAATGGGAAATCGGATTGTTCGATTTCCTCTTCAAACAAAGTTAATGGTCAATACCAATCGGACGTATTTTTCTAATATTGAATACATGCATACAGTTGGTGCTGAAATTGTTCAAACCAGAAAAAAAGATCCGAATAGACATAAGTACAACGATTTGCTGAATGTTATGTTAAATGGTGTTGATCCAATTAGTGGCGAACGGCTTACGGATGAGAATATTAAAAATCAAATGATTACATTTTTGATCGCAGGACATGAAACGACTAGTGGGCTGTTGACTTTTGCTATTTATGAGTTGTTGAACAACCCTGATAAATTAAAGCTAGCTCAAGCAGAAGTTGATAAGGTATTAGGTAATCAACAACCAACAATAGATCATCTTCCGAAGTTGATGTATATCGATCAAATTTTGAAAGAAACCTTGCGATTGCATCCAATTGCGCCCATGTATAGTGTTGCTGCACTGGAAGATACTGTGATAGGTGGTGAGTATTTAATCAAAAAGGATGAGACGGTAACGGTTCTAATAGAGTGGTTGCATAAAGATAAAACAGTTTGGGGAGAAGATGTCGAGCAGTTTCGTCCCGAACGCTTTGCTGCCAACAATATAGATCAACTTCCAGAGGACTGTTTTAAACCTTTTGGTAGTGGTAGAAGGGCTTGTATTGGTCGCTTTTTTGCCATACAAGAAGCTGTTTTAGCATTATCTATGTTGTTACAACGATTTGAGATATCTAGGGATAACCCCAATTATCAACTAAAAATAAAAGAAGCAATTACAATCAAACCCGATGATTTTAAAATGAGGGTGAAAAGAAAAGAAATTATCATAGAAAACGAAGCTTCTAATAAACAGAAAAAAGTTAAAGAAGTAGTTGATTTACCTGTAGACCGTACTACTGGAAAACCATTATTAATCTTATTTGGATCTAATACAGGGCTTTCCGAAGGATTTGCTCGAAATATTTACCAGCAAGCTTGTCAATTTGGATATCGACCAACAATAAGTGCTATGGACGATGCAATTGACCAACTTAGCCCCAAAGTACCTACGGTTATTGTGACCGCTTCCTACGAGGGAAAACCGCCAAGAAATGCTGTAAAATTTTTAGAATGGTTGGAGGAGCTTCAAGATGGAAAACTTAAAGGTATGTCTTATGCCGTGTTGGGGTGTGGGCATAAAGATTGGGTGAAAACGTATCAAGCTGTTCCTACACAAGTAGATCAATTATTATTTAAAATGGGAGCAAAGCCTATTGTAGAAAGAGGAGCCTTGAATGGTGCTGCCAATGTTTATGATGATTTTGAGAAATGGCAAGAGATGTTTTGGGCAAAAATGCCTCGTGAAATCCTGAAAGGGCAAGATTTTTCGGTAAAAATATCGAATGACCGATTGAAGACGCTTGAACAAAAGATTCTACGAAAAGGGATCGTTTTAAGGAACGAAGAGTTGGTCGATATGACACATCCTTTAGGACGCTCGAAAAGGCACATAGAGATTGAGTTACCTAAAGGGATGGAGTATAATTCAGGAGATTATTTGTCCATTCTTCCTAGCAATCCCAAAGAAAATATTGATCGAATTTTTCGCCGCTTGGGCTATAGCGTAGATACACAAATTACAATTCAAGCGGAAGCTATGCAACAGTTTCATTTGCCCGTTGGTTATCCTATTACACTGCTTGATATTTTTACCAATTATGTAGAATTAGGGCAACCAGCTACACCCAAACAAATAGAGACATTAGCATCTTATTGTTTGTGTCCTCCTGAAAAGCATGCCTTAGAAGCATTGGTGCCAAAAGAAGTCTATGAAAAAGAAGTTTTAAAGAAACGAATTAGTGTTTTAGATTTGTTAGAGCGCTATATGTCTGTTGATATTCCTTTGAAAGAGTTGCTAAAAATGCTTCCACCGATAAAAACTCGCTTGTATTCCATTGCTTCATCCCCTTATTTAGATAATCAAAAGGTGGCTCTAACGGTTGCTGTTGTTCATTCGCCTGCTTGGTCAGGGCAGGGTGACTATAAAGGTTTAGCATCCAATTACTTGGCTGGCTTGCCTGTTGGCGGACAAGTCCAAATTGAAACCCAACCAGCAGCGACCGCTTTTCATCTTCCAGAAGACCCTACTGTGCCAGTTATTATGATTGCGGCAGGTAGCGGTATAGCTCCTTTCAGAGGATTTGTTCAAGAGCGATCTGTTCTTAAATCCAAAGGGCAGGCTATCGGGGAGACTGTGTTGTTTTTTGGTTGTGATCATCCCAATGTTGACGCACTATATGTTGATGAATTTAATCAATGGGAGAAAGAAAATATTGTCAAAGTATTTAGGGCATATAGTGCCTTTGATGATGAGATTAAATTTGTTCAACATAAATTATGGGCAGAACGAGAGAAAGTATACCAACTTTTCCAACAGGGAGCCAAAGTGTTTGTTTGTGGAGATGGTCAGTATATGGTACCTGCAGTTCAAAAAACATTTGTTAATATTTACAAGAGCATGGCAAATGTGTCTGAACAAGAAGCTGAAAAATGGTTTGATGCGATCAAAGAAGGAGGGGAACGTTATGTGGTAGACGCTTTTATTTAA
- a CDS encoding asparagine--tRNA ligase codes for MQHQYIQDFAQYEDGTEVTIKGWIDKPRNSKTNHFFDFRDGTGFTQCVVSLDTVGEEAFEQAKRLTVESSVAFTGKLLRNDKSLGGYEIQVSSYDIYHIATDFPITKSDGEHGPNFLEERRHLWLRRRRQWAINRVRNQLIMGIHDFFQKDGFVQMDAPLMTGSACEGTTDLFETDFFGQPAYLSQSGQLYAEAMAMAMNKVYTFGPTFRSEKSNTPRHLAEFWMIEPEVAFATNEDNMVLIERFVKHVIAHVLDKCKIEFDLLERDTSKLQAVVDGKFPQVAYSDAVKILNGLVDVDGKNAIQLQEDDLAAARALIVRHKEEIATREKAIKAGMKKGARKHSEQVIAKLQAEIKIAEEQERNIPKWIESAKNFKHGEDLGSSDETVLTRVFSTPVMVYNWPTKIKAFYMKEVDGNPEFVKGVDLLAPDGFGEIIGGSERETDIDILLKKIEEHELDQADFEWYLDLRRFGSVPHAGFGLGLERLVRWCCDLHHVRETIPFPRRYGHIKP; via the coding sequence ATGCAACATCAATATATCCAAGATTTTGCTCAATACGAAGATGGAACCGAAGTCACTATAAAAGGCTGGATTGACAAACCTCGTAACAGCAAAACCAACCACTTTTTTGATTTCCGTGATGGTACTGGTTTTACTCAATGTGTCGTTTCTTTAGACACTGTTGGGGAAGAAGCTTTTGAGCAAGCCAAACGCTTGACAGTAGAAAGCTCTGTTGCTTTTACAGGCAAGCTTCTACGCAACGATAAAAGTTTAGGTGGATACGAAATACAAGTTAGCAGTTATGATATTTATCATATCGCAACCGATTTTCCCATTACAAAATCAGATGGTGAGCACGGTCCTAACTTTTTGGAAGAACGTCGCCATCTTTGGCTCCGCAGACGACGCCAATGGGCCATCAATCGAGTAAGAAACCAACTGATTATGGGAATCCATGATTTTTTCCAAAAGGATGGTTTCGTTCAAATGGATGCTCCCTTGATGACAGGTTCTGCTTGTGAAGGAACAACCGATTTATTTGAAACAGACTTCTTTGGACAACCTGCTTATTTGTCTCAATCTGGACAATTATATGCCGAAGCGATGGCAATGGCAATGAACAAGGTCTATACCTTCGGTCCTACTTTCCGTTCGGAAAAATCAAATACACCACGCCACTTAGCTGAATTCTGGATGATAGAGCCTGAGGTTGCTTTTGCAACCAACGAAGATAACATGGTTCTCATTGAACGTTTTGTAAAACACGTTATCGCTCATGTCTTGGATAAATGTAAAATCGAATTTGACTTGCTGGAAAGAGATACTTCTAAACTACAAGCAGTTGTCGATGGTAAATTCCCACAAGTCGCTTATTCTGATGCGGTCAAAATTCTAAATGGATTGGTGGATGTTGATGGCAAGAATGCTATTCAGCTTCAAGAAGATGACTTAGCAGCAGCAAGAGCATTAATCGTTCGTCACAAAGAAGAAATTGCAACACGAGAAAAGGCGATTAAAGCAGGTATGAAAAAGGGAGCTAGAAAACACAGCGAACAAGTTATTGCCAAATTGCAAGCCGAAATAAAAATTGCTGAAGAACAAGAAAGAAACATTCCCAAATGGATTGAATCAGCCAAAAACTTCAAACATGGAGAGGATTTAGGTAGCTCAGACGAAACGGTACTAACTCGCGTATTCTCTACTCCTGTGATGGTTTATAACTGGCCTACTAAGATTAAAGCATTTTACATGAAGGAAGTCGATGGAAATCCTGAATTTGTAAAAGGAGTCGATCTATTAGCTCCAGATGGCTTTGGTGAAATCATTGGTGGTTCTGAAAGGGAAACAGATATTGACATTTTGTTGAAAAAGATTGAGGAGCATGAATTAGATCAAGCTGATTTTGAGTGGTACCTTGACTTACGTCGCTTTGGTTCTGTCCCTCATGCGGGTTTTGGTTTGGGCTTAGAGCGTTTGGTTCGTTGGTGTTGTGACTTGCATCACGTTAGAGAAACCATTCCATTCCCTCGTCGCTATGGACATATCAAGCCTTAA
- a CDS encoding M43 family zinc metalloprotease, with protein MKSLKKNFPLILFLLCTGFVLNAQNAQQHLHSHGTPHQECATHATQGQLDYMNRTLRERQSYVDNGRSGTIYIPVRHIIVRKTDGTGGISNTNLQNAMDGLNAAYAVANVQFYECSRAYVNDDTYYTFETSEEAALAAAYEVSNVVNVFHCNTVSNGAGSSYCGYAYYPGGADRIFMANGCTTNGSTLIHEFGHYFSVRHTHNAGNELVNGSNCSTAGDQICDTPADPNLSGKVNGSCVYTGTDVDANGDSYTPQTTNYMSYSRKSCRTVFTPGQIARLRYSAINDRAYLTCSCFTYDFVGSHNLGTDVTSHNYTVSANTSLTTVYNCDSDPQQLRVGSCSASGGDFVSVEFDVPAGTDKLRLLLKGGWQNNHSEVHIDGQYQRDFTLSTTNCSSGYTYVYVYNISNHTQDGKVVIKLVDPEAGCTGDFNIDYMYVYAANCNQSGYAKIPYFTNFNSGVLDNYWLTQSSNEFGRAELTNANGPYSGAYHLVMDVNTNNNYATNQADLRVDLSGCTSPKILFRWKEFLDETHTQDGVYLSDDGGENFVKVHDLTGAANNTWTAVTLDLAALATANSLTLSEEFVIRFQQYDNYGATTDGIAIDYVYVYGCNNVPSPMVMITDNDRAKGDVLSVYPGSGNETNDALTTSVEKIANKAEVDLFPNPANQIISLNFRQFKADDELTVKVISMLGAVQYTTTHTINNAQSDILELSVEQLPAGVYSVIIENATTTVTNKPFVIKR; from the coding sequence ATGAAAAGTTTAAAGAAAAATTTCCCACTAATCCTTTTCTTACTATGCACAGGATTTGTACTCAATGCACAAAATGCACAACAACATTTGCACAGTCATGGAACACCACACCAAGAATGTGCTACACACGCAACTCAAGGGCAACTTGACTACATGAACAGAACCCTGAGAGAGCGCCAAAGTTATGTTGACAATGGGCGTTCAGGAACAATTTATATTCCTGTTCGACACATTATTGTCCGTAAAACAGATGGTACAGGAGGAATCTCCAATACCAATTTACAAAATGCAATGGATGGATTAAATGCCGCTTATGCGGTTGCCAATGTACAGTTCTACGAGTGTAGTAGAGCCTATGTAAACGACGATACTTATTACACTTTTGAAACCTCCGAAGAAGCAGCTTTAGCAGCAGCTTATGAAGTTTCTAATGTAGTAAATGTCTTTCATTGTAATACCGTTTCTAATGGTGCAGGAAGTTCTTACTGCGGATATGCCTACTATCCTGGAGGTGCCGATAGAATTTTCATGGCCAACGGCTGTACCACCAATGGAAGCACATTGATTCACGAATTTGGGCATTACTTTTCTGTTCGTCACACCCACAACGCTGGTAATGAGCTAGTCAATGGTAGCAACTGTAGTACTGCTGGTGATCAAATTTGTGACACTCCTGCCGATCCTAATTTATCAGGTAAAGTAAATGGTTCTTGTGTTTATACAGGTACTGATGTAGATGCAAATGGTGATAGCTATACGCCACAAACGACCAACTATATGTCGTATTCCAGAAAAAGCTGTAGAACAGTATTCACGCCTGGGCAAATTGCTCGTCTTCGTTATAGTGCCATCAACGATAGAGCTTATTTGACCTGTTCTTGTTTTACGTATGATTTTGTAGGTTCTCACAACCTTGGTACCGATGTTACTAGCCACAATTATACTGTTTCTGCCAATACATCACTAACTACTGTTTATAACTGTGACAGCGATCCTCAACAACTACGTGTTGGTTCTTGTTCTGCTTCTGGCGGAGACTTTGTTAGTGTAGAGTTTGACGTGCCTGCTGGTACAGACAAACTAAGATTGTTACTCAAAGGTGGTTGGCAAAACAATCATAGCGAAGTGCACATTGACGGACAATACCAACGTGATTTTACTTTATCAACTACCAACTGTAGCAGCGGTTATACCTATGTTTATGTTTACAATATTTCTAATCATACACAAGATGGAAAAGTAGTTATCAAATTGGTTGATCCTGAAGCAGGTTGTACAGGAGATTTTAACATTGATTACATGTATGTATATGCAGCCAATTGTAACCAAAGTGGCTATGCAAAAATTCCATATTTCACCAACTTCAACTCTGGTGTATTAGATAATTACTGGTTGACGCAAAGTTCTAACGAATTTGGACGTGCTGAATTGACCAATGCCAATGGTCCTTATTCTGGAGCCTATCACTTGGTGATGGATGTCAATACTAATAATAACTATGCTACCAATCAAGCTGATTTAAGAGTTGACTTATCTGGATGTACTAGTCCTAAGATACTCTTCAGATGGAAAGAGTTTTTAGATGAAACACATACACAAGATGGCGTTTATTTATCAGACGATGGTGGTGAGAACTTTGTTAAGGTCCATGACCTAACGGGAGCAGCCAACAACACTTGGACAGCTGTTACACTTGACTTGGCTGCTTTGGCTACTGCCAATAGCCTAACACTAAGTGAAGAATTTGTTATCCGTTTCCAACAGTATGACAATTATGGTGCTACGACTGACGGAATTGCTATTGACTATGTCTATGTTTATGGTTGTAACAACGTTCCTTCTCCGATGGTTATGATAACAGACAACGATCGAGCTAAAGGAGATGTACTTAGTGTATACCCTGGATCAGGAAATGAAACCAATGATGCTCTTACAACTAGCGTAGAAAAAATTGCTAACAAAGCAGAAGTGGATTTATTCCCTAACCCTGCCAATCAAATTATTAGTCTAAACTTTAGACAATTCAAAGCAGATGATGAGTTAACGGTTAAAGTAATTAGTATGTTGGGTGCTGTTCAGTATACGACAACACACACTATTAATAATGCTCAATCTGATATTTTAGAATTATCTGTAGAACAGCTACCTGCTGGAGTCTATAGCGTTATCATAGAAAACGCAACAACAACCGTTACCAACAAACCTTTTGTCATCAAACGCTAA
- a CDS encoding RNA polymerase sigma factor has translation MKDNLDINDISERELVQRCIANERQYQELLYRKYADQMYSVCLSYNNDEDAACDILQDGFIKVFRKLEQFNFESSLKGWVRRIIINTALDHYRKQKRHEEKLESYTQVAISPTIGNVLEQIDAQDLIALVNELPSRAAMVLKLYAVEGYNHKEIAEKLDISEGTSKSQLHRARTLLKQLLSKNNEK, from the coding sequence GTGAAAGATAATTTGGATATAAACGATATTTCGGAGAGAGAACTCGTGCAACGTTGCATTGCCAACGAGCGCCAGTACCAAGAATTGCTCTATCGAAAATATGCAGACCAAATGTATAGTGTTTGTCTTTCTTATAACAACGATGAAGATGCTGCTTGTGATATTCTCCAAGATGGCTTTATCAAGGTTTTTAGAAAATTGGAACAATTCAATTTTGAAAGCTCTCTAAAAGGTTGGGTAAGACGAATTATTATCAATACTGCATTAGACCACTACCGAAAACAAAAACGACACGAAGAAAAACTAGAATCCTATACACAGGTGGCAATAAGTCCAACGATTGGCAATGTTTTAGAGCAAATAGATGCCCAAGACTTAATTGCTTTGGTCAATGAGTTGCCTTCTAGAGCTGCGATGGTGCTCAAGCTTTATGCCGTAGAAGGATACAATCATAAAGAAATTGCTGAAAAGCTTGACATTAGTGAAGGAACCTCAAAGTCTCAGCTACACCGTGCAAGAACATTATTAAAACAGTTGCTGAGTAAGAATAATGAAAAGTAA
- a CDS encoding Crp/Fnr family transcriptional regulator: MDVIRAYLNRMVPLSDNDWEIFSSKLVLQELPKKAILLEVGKVEQRLSFVEKGIVRLFIPKFENDITFGFCFDNEFVSAYDSFLTQLPSACKIETLTPSRIWSLSYDDLQSIYVETSIGNTIGRLAAENLYKIKAQRELSLLNDTAEERYLKLFHERPELLQFIPLKYLASYIGITPQALSRIRKRIS; the protein is encoded by the coding sequence ATGGATGTTATCAGGGCATATTTGAACCGCATGGTACCTTTGAGTGATAACGATTGGGAGATTTTTTCATCAAAACTGGTGCTACAAGAGTTGCCTAAAAAAGCAATTCTTTTGGAGGTGGGAAAGGTTGAACAGCGGCTTTCTTTTGTTGAAAAAGGCATTGTCCGACTTTTTATTCCAAAATTCGAAAACGATATAACTTTTGGGTTTTGTTTTGACAATGAATTTGTTAGTGCTTATGATTCTTTCCTTACTCAATTGCCCAGTGCTTGCAAGATAGAGACATTGACTCCAAGTCGTATTTGGAGTTTGTCTTATGATGATTTACAATCTATTTATGTCGAAACTTCTATCGGAAATACCATAGGGAGACTTGCCGCAGAGAATTTGTACAAAATCAAGGCACAAAGAGAACTGTCGTTGTTGAACGATACAGCGGAGGAGCGATATTTGAAGTTATTTCACGAACGTCCAGAACTGTTGCAATTTATCCCACTAAAATATTTGGCTTCTTATATAGGGATTACTCCTCAAGCTTTGAGTAGAATTAGAAAGCGCATTTCTTAA
- a CDS encoding phosphoglycerate mutase family protein — translation MVELKWPNRLTVIRHGESEQNVALDLFQHDLEGVLAKQKKIRDADIQLTKKGFWQATETGKYLNTISPFDICFVSPYCRTLQTIEAIQKELDYKLLVYNDFRLREKEFGRLHGFTTKEIKAKYPDEYEDRERDGKFYYRLPRGENYPDVCDRIYSFLSKLSRDYAGQNVLIITHQVPYILFKSLFEHLNEAEILALPKPPNCAIEQFELETGKHPEGRLVQKIFNYVAYNPSDWIEKKQ, via the coding sequence ATGGTAGAATTAAAGTGGCCCAACCGATTGACCGTTATTCGACATGGAGAATCAGAGCAGAACGTAGCTTTGGATCTCTTTCAGCACGATTTAGAAGGTGTTTTAGCCAAACAAAAGAAAATAAGAGATGCTGATATTCAATTGACAAAAAAAGGATTTTGGCAAGCAACAGAGACGGGAAAATACCTGAATACTATTTCGCCATTTGACATTTGCTTTGTATCACCTTATTGTAGAACACTTCAAACTATTGAAGCCATCCAAAAAGAATTGGACTATAAGTTATTAGTTTACAATGATTTTCGATTGCGAGAGAAAGAGTTTGGCAGGCTGCATGGTTTTACAACCAAAGAAATTAAAGCTAAATATCCTGATGAGTATGAAGATAGAGAACGAGATGGCAAGTTTTATTATCGATTGCCACGAGGAGAAAATTACCCTGATGTATGTGATCGTATTTATAGTTTTTTGTCTAAATTAAGTAGAGATTATGCGGGGCAAAATGTCTTAATCATCACCCACCAAGTTCCCTATATTTTGTTTAAATCGCTTTTTGAGCATTTAAATGAAGCAGAGATATTGGCATTGCCCAAGCCTCCTAATTGTGCTATTGAACAGTTTGAGTTAGAAACAGGAAAACATCCAGAAGGAAGACTCGTACAGAAAATCTTTAATTATGTTGCCTATAATCCAAGTGATTGGATAGAGAAAAAACAGTAG
- a CDS encoding OmpA family protein translates to MKPLFFCLLCHLIYDTTIAQNTNLVPNPSFEQLKTLAPSKFSANVIDFDSTIQDWQSASLATPDILTSHLNDLSRSYKIPIARTGKNSVGIINNMGVWTEYIQVRLKQPLEKGKTYYAEFWYMALIGKNHPMPQKNPRFGCWFHDGVIQQTQRYIDEQPQVAPPQKKACRPHSWQKLAGTFVATEAHTHLCIGQFLTEYKSAMDGCIAIDDVIVCEAKDLPIEPPTPLPIKMEVGTTIVLDNIIFKSGTAILEQESFPNLDLLLQNLLEHPNICIAIHGHTDNVGSQEANLELSTNRAQTIYHYLIQEGIDKKRLKFAGFGETKPVASNENESGRKKNRRVEFLIQDL, encoded by the coding sequence ATGAAGCCTCTATTTTTCTGTCTACTTTGCCATCTTATTTATGATACAACTATTGCTCAGAATACGAATCTAGTTCCCAATCCCAGCTTCGAACAATTAAAAACCCTAGCTCCTTCCAAATTTTCAGCCAATGTCATTGACTTTGATTCCACTATTCAAGACTGGCAATCAGCAAGCTTAGCTACCCCTGATATATTGACATCTCATCTTAATGACCTTAGTCGTTCTTATAAAATCCCTATCGCTAGAACTGGCAAAAATAGCGTGGGCATTATCAACAACATGGGAGTATGGACAGAATACATACAAGTTCGGTTAAAACAACCTTTAGAGAAAGGAAAAACATACTATGCTGAATTTTGGTACATGGCTTTAATTGGGAAAAACCATCCTATGCCTCAGAAAAACCCTCGTTTTGGTTGCTGGTTCCACGACGGGGTCATACAACAAACACAACGTTATATTGATGAACAGCCCCAAGTTGCTCCGCCTCAAAAAAAGGCTTGTCGACCTCATAGTTGGCAAAAATTAGCTGGTACTTTTGTTGCTACTGAAGCACATACACATCTATGCATTGGACAGTTTCTCACCGAGTACAAAAGTGCCATGGATGGTTGCATTGCCATTGACGATGTAATTGTTTGTGAAGCAAAAGATTTGCCGATAGAACCACCAACACCCCTCCCTATCAAGATGGAAGTGGGGACTACGATTGTTTTAGATAATATTATTTTTAAAAGTGGTACAGCTATCTTAGAACAAGAATCTTTCCCCAATCTTGACCTTTTGCTTCAAAACCTCTTAGAACATCCTAATATCTGCATTGCTATTCATGGGCATACTGACAATGTAGGAAGCCAAGAAGCTAATTTGGAATTATCAACCAACCGAGCGCAAACAATCTACCATTACCTTATTCAAGAAGGTATCGACAAGAAACGTTTGAAATTCGCAGGTTTTGGAGAAACAAAACCAGTCGCAAGCAATGAAAATGAGAGTGGTCGAAAGAAAAATCGTCGAGTAGAATTTTTAATTCAAGACCTTTGA